TTTTTAGTTTACCAGATAAATTTTTTTTACTCATCTAATTTTCAATTCTATTAAGTGTTAACAATTACAAAATATTACTTTATTAACTATATATTCTTATAATGCCCATATTATATAGAATATAATGGGTAGTTAGGTATTGACAAATGATTGAATATATAATATTGTGTAAACGCTAACATGTAAGCGATTACAAATAGTATATCTTTAACATTGTTTGAAGGTATAATTCATAACGGATTGATTACCAAGAATAATGTTAAAGGTGGGTTAAGAATTATGGACACAAATCATCATAAGAAATTAAAAAAACGTGCGACCTTAATTGATGTAGCCAGGCTTTCTGGAGTATCAACCGGCACCATATCAAGGATACTCAATAATCATCCTTCAGTAAGCGAAGAAGCACGGAAAAAAGTTGAAGAGGCGATTAAGAAACTGAATTATGTTCCTCTCTCTGCTGCTCGAAGTTTGGCGAAGGGAGTCTCCAATACTATTATGTTATCCATCATTGAAGAAAATCCCATTCTTCCTTCTACCTGGCGCTATGAACTCCCAGTTGTTCAGGGAATCTACGATTACCTAAAAAAAACTCCTTACAACCTTCAGATTGGAATTGGTTTTGTTGAAGAAGCACAAAAATCAAAATTTTTCGAAAATCTAATTAAAGATAAGTATATCGATGGACTACTGATTCTTGGTTCTTGGCCTATAAATTACCGGTCTTTGCTCTACTTAGAGGATAGGAACATTCCTTATGTATTAATTGGATGTAAATCAACCGTTCCAACTCGAGTGGAAATTAATTTTGATAATCACGGAGCCATTGTTCAAGTTATCGATTATCTTGTTCAGCTTGGCCATACCAAATTTGCTTTGATAGGAGGGTTTGCGGATCAGCTGCACATGGTCGATCGAGCGAATGGTTTTCGAGATGCTTTAATAAGAAGAAGCTTACTAGTTTATGAAAATTTAATAAAGTTTGGCGATTATCAAATCTAGAGTGGGTACCAGTTAATGCTTGGGTTATTTAATGAACATCCCAGACCTACTGCGATCATATGCGGTAATGACTTTATGGCAGCCGGCGTTATAAAAGCTATCCATGATAAAGGATATAAAGTGCCTGAGGATTTTTCAGTGGTAGGATTTGACGACAACGAAGTTGCCAAAGTCATCAGCCCACCCTTAACCACCATTAGAGTTCCAGTTTTTGAAATGGGGAGTTTGGCAGTCGAAAAGTTATGTACCATGGTTGAGAGCAATCGAAAACTTGAAGAAATCACCATTCTGCCCTGTGAAACCATTATTCGCTCCTCAACTGGAAAATGTAAGGAAAAATAATAAAGGGAATTTATATAAGGAGGTTTTGGAGTGAGTAAAATAACAGAAATTGAAATGAAACATCAAAACTTAACAGATGCCATTGTTTATAGTTCAGCCCCAACACTTAATGAATCAGTTTATCAGCTTAGAATAAAGTCATTGCTTCAACTGGCTTCATCCCAAGGTTATACCCATTTAATTATATATGGTGATCGTGAGCATTACTCGAATATCCATTTTTTAACTGGATATGATCCTCGTTTTGAAGAGGCCCTTCTCATTCTTTCCCTGGAACAAGAACCAACGCTTATAGTTGGAAATGAGGGATTAGATTATTCTACTATTATCCCGTTTAATCTTCAGAAAGTTTTATTCCAAAGTTTTAGTTTGGTTGGCCAACCCAGAGGCAAGAGTAAATCATTGAGAGAAA
This genomic window from Candidatus Atribacteria bacterium ADurb.Bin276 contains:
- the malR gene encoding HTH-type transcriptional regulator MalR, with the translated sequence MDTNHHKKLKKRATLIDVARLSGVSTGTISRILNNHPSVSEEARKKVEEAIKKLNYVPLSAARSLAKGVSNTIMLSIIEENPILPSTWRYELPVVQGIYDYLKKTPYNLQIGIGFVEEAQKSKFFENLIKDKYIDGLLILGSWPINYRSLLYLEDRNIPYVLIGCKSTVPTRVEINFDNHGAIVQVIDYLVQLGHTKFALIGGFADQLHMVDRANGFRDALIRRSLLVYENLIKFGDYQI
- the rbsR_1 gene encoding Ribose operon repressor, translated to MLGLFNEHPRPTAIICGNDFMAAGVIKAIHDKGYKVPEDFSVVGFDDNEVAKVISPPLTTIRVPVFEMGSLAVEKLCTMVESNRKLEEITILPCETIIRSSTGKCKEK